A stretch of the Arachis stenosperma cultivar V10309 chromosome 6, arast.V10309.gnm1.PFL2, whole genome shotgun sequence genome encodes the following:
- the LOC130935354 gene encoding uncharacterized protein LOC130935354: MENGMFTVHHTIGSVLCCKCGIQMQPNAANMCVKCLSSENNITEGLLKRLELKHCPECDSYLQPPRNWIKLQLESKELLTFCLKKLQKNLNSNKARMVHAEFIWTEPHSKRIKVKVKVQKEILNGVILEQSYPVEYIQRDQMCEPCSRIQANPDQWVAAVQLRQHVSHRRTFFYLEQLILKHDAAASAIRIKETDQGIDFFFSNRSHGVKFVEFLGKVAPVKGRHDKQLVSHDPKSNNYNYKYTFSVEIPPICREDLICLPPKVAVSLGNLGPLVICTKVSSSIALLDPFTLRHCFLDADQYWRASFKSLLTSRQLVEYIVLDVEVIRSAEVYIAGTKYVLAEAQVARVSDFGKNDTIFSIKTHLGHILSPGDYALGYDLYGANTNDIELDKYRGLVLPEAVLVKKSYEEKRQKKRSKPRSWKLKSLSMEVDDKGRIEQDKKTSDYEQFLKDIEENPELRFNLSLYRNKEYQQSEMASVTDGEEVPSVPLDELLADLDLSEDEDGDEDMEE; encoded by the coding sequence ATGGAAAATGGTATGTTCACGGTTCATCATACAATTGGCAGTGTTCTGTGTTGCAAATGTGGAATTCAAATGCAACCAAATGCTGCCAACATGTGTGTCAAGTGTTTAAGCTCAGAAAATAATATCACTGAGGGTCTACTGAAGCGTCTTGAGCTCAAGCATTGCCCTGAATGTGATAGCTACCTTCAGCCGCCAAGAAATTGGATCAAGCTACAGTTAGAATCGAAGGAGCTGCTAACATTTTGCTTGAAGAAGTTGCAGAAGAATTTGAATTCTAATAAAGCGAGGATGGTACATGCTGAGTTTATTTGGACTGAGCCCCACTCCAAGAGGATCAAAGTCAAGGTTAAGGTTCAGAAGGAGATTCTGAATGGAGTAATCCTTGAACAGTCTTATCCTGTCGAGTATATTCAACGGGATCAAATGTGTGAACCTTGCTCCAGGATCCAGGCTAACCCTGACCAGTGGGTCGCCGCCGTGCAACTCCGACAGCACGTTTCTCATAGGCgtactttcttttatttggaGCAGCTGATTCTGAAACATGATGCCGCTGCCAGTGCTATAAGAATCAAAGAGACAGATCAGGGAATTGACTTCTTTTTCTCTAATCGGAGTCATGGTGTCAAATTTGTGGAATTTCTGGGGAAAGTTGCTCCTGTGAAAGGCCGTCATGATAAGCAACTTGTATCCCATGATCCTAAGAGTAATAACTACAACTACAAATATACATTTTCTGTTGAAATCCCCCCTATTTGCCGCGAGGACTTAATATGTCTGCCACCAAAAGTTGCTGTTAGTTTGGGAAACCTTGGTCCCCTTGTGATTTGTACCAAGGTTAGCAGCAGCATTGCTCTACTTGATCCATTTACCCTGAGACATTGCTTCTTGGATGCTGATCAGTACTGGAGGGCATCCTTTAAGTCTCTGCTTACTAGCCGACAGCTGGTGGAATATATTGTGCTAGATGTGGAAGTTATTCGTTCTGCTGAGGTATATATTGCTGGCACTAAATATGTTTTGGCGGAGGCTCAAGTGGCCCGTGTGTCGGATTTTGGGAAGAATGACACGATATTTTCCATCAAGACTCATTTGGGTCATATTTTGAGTCCTGGTGATTATGCTCTTGGTTATGACCTATATGGGGCTAACACTAATGATATTGAACTGGACAAGTACAGAGGACTTGTCCTTCCCGAAGCAGTTTTAGTAAAGAAGAGTTATGAAGAGAAGCGCCAGAAGAAACGCTCCAAGCCTCGTTCATGGAAGCTTAAATCACTTAGCATGGAAGTTGATGATAAGGGTAGAATTGAACAAGACAAGAAGACCTCAGATTATGAACAGTTCTTAAAGGATATAGAAGAAAACCCTGAACTGAGGTTCAATTTATCATTGTATCGTAATAAAGAGTATCAACAATCAGAGATGGCATCAGTGACAGATGGGGAAGAGGTGCCTTCAGTTCCACTAGATGAGTTGTTGGCTGATCTTGATCTGAGTGAGGACGAGGATGGGGACGAGGATATGGAAGAGTAA
- the LOC130933761 gene encoding uncharacterized protein LOC130933761, with protein MESDKEFPTELQSITFQILSSNDTAHMEAIFYNLFSPEPKPKPHSEALAFLQCSKKHHPDLLFIKLFFLLRCGATPLTRANSARALHLLNQPDIWPKLKPIAQASLKSHFTAYLKEETSLHVLRLVAPVLAETLSIIYKDHQQQWPELLDLLVSFTASNDDKSRETALLVFANLRKDCRLRVSDALRGAVPVLRTSFMESLGSSNVDIQVAAFGAVVSLVRLFSDPCVFHELLRAMMVAAFALLHDSDGSYFRRAFAEMVRLVMEEPSPLKPYASDMVLDVLQIVESDAGLSIETQQAAFELVMAMTEVEDYATVLKSHNHQTLVRVFMIPMKMLMFVEDEDDKKEKDGCGVYKVGLKWLNRLCVTVGGDIVVNIGCHILNIFLDSPYWKKRHAGIALLTVLSKDFSDEMVMRENFLMEVVAKFFKSFQDCHDRVRLAAFSFMQMPTNFVQAMHVLYHHRLMHAFAAALDTTQNYKVKEQTASAMLFFLKTTLPDSLILYKNADVITNKFLSILKGKEGAKLRSIALVTLNIIAQQCHELAHKYCASYLPILLEECQDNNSEIKEEATRGIRIFAELGTPHLKPLVNRILSYLSSVLIKEPNHSISENAKVYDIAVSVLGRICEFHRDTIDGSKIVPAWLSCLPLKNDLIEAKLMHEQLCLMVKRLDKDLSGAGNQNLLKVLVVFLEVIDNGDKLGSPQTITQMNNLLRQLGRNIPRTAINTVLFSLDDRQRELLLPFLAS; from the exons ATGGAGTCGGATAAAGAATTCCCAACCGAACTGCAATCCATAACCTTCCAGATCCTTAGCTCCAACGACACCGCACATATGGAAGCTATCTTCTACAATCTCTTCTCTCCCGAACCTAAACCCAAACCTCACTCCGAAGCACTCGCCTTCCTCCAATGCTCCAAGAAACACCACCCGGATCTCCTCTTCATCAagctcttcttcctcctccgaTGCGGCGCCACCCCGCTCACGCGCGCCAACTCCGCACGCGCCCTCCACCTCCTCAACCAACCGGACATCTGGCCCAAACTCAAGCCCATCGCCCAGGCCAGCCTTAAGTCCCACTTCACAGCCTACCTCAAGGAAGAAACCTCCCTGCACGTCCTCAGGCTCGTTGCACCCGTCCTCGCCGAAACCCTTTCCATTATATATAAAGACCACCAACAACAATGGCCTGAGCTTCTTGACTTATTAGTGTCGTTTACTGCCTCAAACGACGACAAGTCCCGCGAAACGGCTCTCTTGGTTTTCGCCAATTTGCGCAAAGACTGCCGTTTACGCGTTTCCGATGCGCTCCGCGGGGCAGTTCCCGTGCTCCGCACCTCGTTTATGGAATCGCTGGGATCATCCAACGTTGACATTCAGGTGGCGGCTTTCGGCGCCGTCGTGAGCCTCGTCCGTTTGTTCTCCGATCCATGCGTGTTCCATGAGCTCCTCCGCGCTATGATGGTGGCGGCTTTCGCTCTCCTGCATGACTCCGACGGGAGCTATTTTCGGCGCGCTTTCGCGGAGATGGTGAGGCTAGTGATGGAGGAACCGTCCCCACTGAAGCCTTATGCGAGCGACATGGTACTCGACGTGCTCCAGATCGTGGAGAGCGACGCAGGTTTGAGCATCGAGACGCAGCAAGCTGCGTTCGAGCTGGTGATGGCGATGACGGAGGTGGAGGATTATGCGACGGTGCTGAAGAGCCATAACCACCAGACTCTGGTCAGGGTTTTCATGATCCCGATGAAGATGCTGATGTTCGTTGAGGACGAAGAtgataaaaaagagaaagacGGGTGTGGTGTGTACAAAGTTGGATTGAAGTGGTTGAATCGGCTTTGCGTGACGGTTGGAGGGGACATAGTTGTGAACATTGGCTGTCATATTTTAAACATTTTCTTGGATTCACCGTACTGGAAGAAGCGCCATGCAGGGATTGCTTTGCTCACTGTGCTTTCAAAAGATTTCTCAGACGAAATG GTGATGAGAGAAAATTTTCTAATGGAAGTTGTAGCAAAATTTTTCAAGTCATTCCAAGATTGCCATGATCGAGTTCGGTTGGCAGCTTTTAGCTTTATGCAGATGCCTACAAACTTTGTCCAAGCGATGCATGTCCTCTATCATCATAGGCTTATGCATGCCTTTGCCGCTGCACTTGACACTACCCAGAACTATAAAGTCAAG GAACAAACAGCATCGGCAATGCTATTTTTTCTAAAGACTACTCTTCCAGACAGCTTAATATTGTACAAGAATGCAGATGTTAtaacaaacaaatttttgtcaATACTTAAG GGTAAAGAAGGTGCTAAGCTTAGAAGTATTGCTCTGGTAACTCTCAACATAATTGCACAGCAGTGTCATGAATTAGCTCACAA GTATTGTGCGAGTTATCTTCCAATCTTACTAGAAGAATGTCAGGACAATAATTCTGAAATCAAAGAG GAAGCAACACGTGGAATTCGAATATTTGCAGAACTTGGAACACCTCATTTAAAGCCTCTTGTCAATA GGATACTGTCATATCTCAGTAGTGTTTTGATCAAAGAACCAAATCATTCAATTTCGGAGAATGCAAAAGTATATGATATAGCAGTTTCTGTTCTAGGAAGAATTTGTGAGTTCCATCGTGACACCATTGATGGCTCAAAG ATTGTTCCTGCCTGGTTAAGTTGCTTGCCACTTAAAAATGATTTGATTGAGGCCAAACTCATGCATGAACAACTTTGCTTAATGGTTAAAAG ACTAGATAAGGATCTTTCAGGAGCTGGTAACCAAAACCTTCTCAAGGTTCTCGTAGTGTTCCTTGAG GTTATTGATAACGGTGACAAACTAGGTTCACCTCAAACAATAACGCAGATGAACAATTTGTTGAGGCAGCTTGGACGGAACATTCCTCGTACGGCGATTAATACAGTTTTGTTTTCTTTAGATGACCGGCAACGGGAACTGTTGTTGCCTTTCCTAGCGTCCTAG
- the LOC130935965 gene encoding uncharacterized oxidoreductase At4g09670-like produces the protein MAKHETVRFAIMGCAQIARKVARAIALAPNATLCAVASRSLQKAQTFAAQNALPDTVVLYGSYQELLDDPTVDAVYLPLPTSLHVQWAVAAAARRKHVLLEKPAALDAAELERILEACELNGVQFMDGSMWLHHPRTSHMKQLLSLSHSGSIGNIQFIHSTSTMQTRAGFLESNIRVKADLDGLGALGDLAWYCIGASLWAKGYQLPATVTALPDVTRNAAGVILSITASLHWDQPDQTVATIHCSFLSHTSMDLAICGSNGSLHVRDFIIPYQEHVASFDFTFGAKFVDLHIGWNVKPEEVHVANVLPQEALMVQEFASLVATGPDNKWPQITRKTQLVVDAVNKSLDLGCKPVSL, from the exons ATGGCCAAACATGAAACGGTGCGTTTCGCCATCATGGGCTGCGCCCAAATCGCAAGAAAAGTGGCTCGAGCCATTGCCTTAGCACCCAACGCCACACTTTGTGCCGTTGCCAGCCGTTCCCTCCAAAAGGCCCAAACCTTCGCCGCCCAAAACGCCCTCCCCGACACCGTCGTCCTTTATGGCAGCTACCAAGAGCTGCTCGACGATCCAACTGTGGACGCAGTGTACCTGCCGCTCCCAACTTCTCTGCACGTGCAGTGGGCGGTGGCGGCCGCCGCCCGGAGGAAGCACGTGCTGCTGGAGAAGCCGGCTGCGCTAGATGCGGCGGAGCTAGAGCGGATCTTGGAGGCGTGCGAGTTGAATGGCGTGCAGTTCATGGACGGGAGCATGTGGCTGCATCACCCTAGGACCTCTCATATGAAGCAACTTTTGTCCCTTTCTCATTCTGGAAGCATTGGAAACATTCAATTT ATTCACAGCACATCAACAATGCAAACAAGAGCTGGATTCCTGGAGAGCAACATCAGAGTGAAGGCAGACTTGGATGGACTTGGTGCGTTGGGTGACCTGGCATGGTACTGCATTGGTGCTTCCTTGTGGGCAAAGGGATACCAATTGCCAGCCACCGTCACCGCTCTTCCCGATGTCACAAGAAACGCCGCCGGAGTCATCTTGTCCATCACTGCCTCTTTGCATTGGGACCAACCAGACCAAACCGTCGCAACCATCCACTGTTCCTTTCTCTCTCACACTTCCATGGACCTTGCCATATGTGGTTCCAACGGCTCCCTGCATGTTAGGGATTTCATAATCCCATACCAGGAACACGTTGCTTCCTTTGACTTCACATTTGGTGCCAAGTTTGTTGATCTTCACATTGGGTGGAATGTGAAGCCAGAGGAAGTTCATGTAGCTAATGTGCTCCCTCAAGAAGCACTTATGGTGCAAGAGTTTGCTAGCCTTGTCGCCACTGGCCCCGATAACAAGTGGCCTCAGATTACTAGAAAGACTCAGCTCGTCGTTGATGCGGTCAACAAGTCGTTAGACCTCGGCTGCAAACCCGTTTCCTTGTAG
- the LOC130936247 gene encoding protein GAMETE EXPRESSED 1-like gives MSKRIHLLVIILLCFLLRCESWGWFSSANKGTHSKEGPYDNNRGISRGSSAEFSVEGFNDQKGLKLVENARKKMVGANTCWQRAYQHLFAGCSEILATEDKRSRLAWHLSDCFQRDSGRPSFPHCDEKSSMTVCLRALDDIAHKVYLEFYLETNTICHQLQAYAFKHETEKLVTELKSSAQYVEDKLDSIDEKSEHLLQGSKHIVDSMNSIDIHTQQVAQTAKNVQDHIGIVLRHSESVYEQTKKIEAFQLQLKDGQEDMKRSLEDGVALLKESYGYLGQEIGKLRDEAIVIEHEVTKVGDAMALKMSNLQSKAEDIGNMAGVSLEKQQQLLHGQSTALEGLNSLSEFQSKALEESRKTLQYFAEYGHRQHEELLQKQEQIQGLHDRLMENSKSILSAQESFESKQATMFIALDKLFALQNAMLVESRVIKAFFIYSISIFVIYMLTSTKQTYNVRPWLYIGLCATFFIEVTIIRYTNDNMEQQTWIINTTRLLFMVAASVHLLYAICTYRDYEMLNHQMLLTLMNKLNNMQAQKELPWDMHTDYVEWTEWVDADLPDDVNCLDDPDYVLPEEVAENSITSSTKTKSYNLRPRNQSH, from the exons ATGAGTAAGAGGATTCATCTACTTGTTATCATTCTACTTTGCTTCTTATTAAGGTGCGAGTCATGGGGTTGGTTTTCATCGGCTAATAAAGGTACTCACTCTAAAGAGGGACCTTATGACAATAACAGAGGCATCTCTAGAGGCTCTAGTGCTGAATTCTCCGTTGAGGGCTTCAACGACCAGAAGGGATTGAAGTTGGTGGAGAATGCTAGGAAGAAAATGGTTGGCGCAAACACTTGCTGGCAAAGAGCTTATCAGCACCTTTTCGCAGGATGTTCAGAGATTCTGGCTACCGAGGATAAGCGGTCTAGACTTGCTTGGCATCTCAGTGATTGCTTTCAAAGAGACTCTGGCAGGCCTTCTTTTCCGCATTGCGACGAGAAATCCTCCATGACCGTATGCCTAAGAGCCTTAGATGACATTGCTCATAAGGTTTATCTTGAATTCTACCTTGAAACCAACACTATTTGTCATCAGTTACA GGCGTATGCATTTAAACATGAAACAGAGAAGCTTGTGACTGAACTAAAAAGTTCAGCTCAATATGTGGAGGACAAATTAGATAGCATTGATGAGAAATCAGAACATCTATTGCAAGGATCGAAGCATATCGTGGATTCCATGAACTCCATAGATATTCACACCCAACAAGTTGCTCAAACTGCTAAGAACGTGCAAGATCATATAGGCATTGTGTTAAGGCATTCGGAGAGTGTATACGAGCAGACTAAGAAGATTGAAGCCTTCCAATTGCAATTGAAAGATGGACAAGAGGATATGAAGAGGAGTTTGGAGGATGGAGTAGCATTGCTCAAAGAATCTTACGGTTATTTGGGCCAAGAAATAGGCAAGTTAAGAGATGAAGCCATTGTGATTGAGCATGAGGTAACTAAAGTTGGAGATGCAATGGCATTAAAGATGAGCAACTTACAAAGCAAAGCTGAGGACATTGGAAACATGGCTGGGGTTTCTTTAGAAAAGCAACAACAACTTCTTCATGGGCAATCTACAGCACTTGAAGGCTTGAATTCTTTATCTGAATTTCAATCCAAAGCACTAGAGGAGAGCAG GAAAACCTTGCAGTATTTTGCTGAATATGGGCATAGACAGCATGAGGAGCTGCTTCAGAAACAAGAACAGATACAAGGACTTCATGATCGTTTGATggaaaattcaaaatcaatatTGTCTGCTCAG GAATCTTTTGAGTCAAAACAAGCTACCATGTTTATTGCTCTAGACAAGCTTTTTGCTTTGCAAAATGCTATGCTGGTTGAATCACGAGTGATTAAAGCTTTCTTCATTTATTCCATATCAATCTTTGTGATCTATATGTTGACTAGTACAAAGCAAACATACAATGTCAGGCCATGGCTATATATTG GGCTTTGTGCTACTTTCTTTATCGAAGTAACCATTATTCGTTACACCAATGATAACATGGAGCAACAAACATGGATAATAAACACAACCCGGTTATTGTTCATGGTAGCTGCCTCGGTTCATCTTCTATACGCCATTTGCACATACAG GGACTATGAAATGTTGAACCATCAGATGCTACTCACTCTCATGAACAAGCTTAACAACATGCAAGCACAAAAGGAGTTGCCATGGGACATGCATACTGATTATGTTGAATGGACAGAGTGGGTAGATGCTGATTTACCCGATGACGTGAATTGCCTTGATGATCCTGACTATGTACTTCCAGAAGAAGTTGCAGAGAATTCGATCACGTCGTCGACAAAGACAAAAAGTTATAATCTACGCCCACGCAACCAATCTCATTGA
- the LOC130932541 gene encoding zinc finger protein 4-like: protein MKPRFDLELEASAAEYESEVSSQVASNISSLQETSAGPSTDTLTNSYKLANPMEFDALSLDLTLSFGNNETGEKAGDSIGLSFSSTSESSNEPTFQTGTVPRVFSCNYCQRKFFSSQALGGHQNAHKRERTLAKRAMRMGLFSERYASLASLPLHGSFRSLGIKAHSSVHHQAFAPSIRPPEIKTNARFDQGYVGLPIFLEDDESELLWPGSFRQVTSEGGDSNQAFVLAGSSNLSFTEVNPPVEIDNSTPELTLKL, encoded by the coding sequence ATGAAACCAAGATTTGATCTGGAATTGGAGGCCTCAGCAGCAGAATATGAATCTGAAGTTAGCAGCCAGGTTGCTTCCAACATATCCTCTCTTCAAGAAACCTCTGCAGGCCCTTCAACTGACACCTTAACCAACTCTTACAAACTCGCGAATCCAATGGAGTTCGATGCTCTCTCGCTTGATTTAACTCTCAGCTTTGGCAACAATGAAACAGGGGAAAAAGCAGGGGATTCAATAGGACTCTCATTCTCTAGCACTAGTGAAAGCAGCAATGAACCAACTTTCCAAACTGGCACTGTACCAAGAGTCTTCTCTTGCAATTACTGCCAGCGCAAATTTTTCAGCTCGCAGGCTCTTGGAGGCCACCAGAACGCGCACAAGAGGGAGCGAACGCTGGCAAAGCGCGCCATGCGAATGGGGCTATTCTCTGAGAGGTATGCTAGTTTAGCATCTCTGCCTCTTCATGGTTCTTTCAGATCCTTGGGGATTAAGGCACACTCTTCAGTTCATCACCAAGCATTTGCACCATCAATTAGGCCTCCTGAGATAAAAACAAATGCAAGATTCGACCAAGGTTATGTTGGCCTTCCAATATTCTTGGAGGATGATGAGTCAGAACTGCTCTGGCCTGGTAGTTTCCGGCAGGTTACTAGCGAAGGAGGCGATAGCAATCAGGCATTCGTGCTGGCCGGGAGTTCGAATTTGAGTTTTACTGAGGTGAATCCACCAGTTGAGATAGATAACTCCACACCTGAATTAACATTGAAGCTTTAA
- the LOC130935353 gene encoding receptor protein kinase TMK1: MRKKKATYNSKTTKLKTLPIFLCGFHFLSLILFTHSQPASPDAQAMLALKHALNPPESLGWSDPNPCKWSRVFCSDFNRVTRIQIGRQGLHGTIPNNTLQTLTQLERLELQFNNISGPLPDLSGLGSLQVLILSNNGFTSIPAGFFAGMSQLQAVEIDDNPFQAWQLPLSLQNASALQNFSANSANIVGKIPDFFNSDVFPGLSHLHLAINSIEGMLPSGFSSLELQTLWLNGQKGDAKLGGDVDVLQNMTSLTQVWLHQNSFSGPLPDFSGFQNLEDLSLRDNSFTGPVPPSLQSLKSLKVVNLTNNLLQGPVPVFGSGVVVDMSGLNSFCLTKPGNCDSRVNALLSIVRSMGYPQRFAENWKGNDPCSDWIGITCSNGNISVINFQKMGLNGTISPDFASLKSLQRLVLADNNLTGPIPEELAALPVLTQLNVANNQLYGNVPKFKSSVAVTISGNKDIGKDKPSPSPPGSSPNSTAPNTIEGNGGQKKSSHVLVIVIAVVGGVLLIALIALLAFCLYRMKQKRLSKVQSPRELVVHPRHSGSDNESVKITVAGSSVSVGNVSESQTVPGSEGGDIQMVEAGNMVISIQVLRNVTNNFSEQNILGQGGFGTVYKGELHDGTKIAVKRMEIGAISGKGAAEFKSEIAVLTKVRHRHLVSLLGYCLDGNEKLLVYEYMPQGTLSRHLFNWLEEGLKPLEWNRRLTIALDVARAVEYLHSLAHQSFIHRDLKPSNILLGDDMRAKVADFGLVRLAPEGKASIETRIAGTFGYLAPEYAVTGRVTTKVDVFSFGVILMELLTGRRALDETQPEDSVHLVTWFRRMYINKDTFRKAIDPTIELDEETLASVHTVAELAGHCCAREPYQRPDMGHAVNVLASLVELWKPSDQNPEDIYGIDLDMSLPQALKKWQAYEGGSQMESSSSSLLPSLDNTQTSIPTRPYGFAESFTSADGR, encoded by the exons atgaggaagaagaaagcCACCTACAACTCCAAAACCACAAAGCTCAAAACTTTACCCATTTTCCTATGTggcttccacttcctctccttaATCCTCTTCACCCACTCACAACCCGCCTCCCCAGACGCACAAGCAATGCTAGCACTCAAACATGCACTAAACCCACCCGAATCACTTGGCTGGTCCGACCCGAACCCATGCAAATGGAGTCGCGTCTTCTGCTCCGATTTCAACCGGGTCACCCGGATCCAAATCGGACGTCAAGGACTTCATGGCACAATTcccaacaacaccctccaaaCCCTGACCCAGTTGGAGCGCCTTGAGCTTCAGTTCAACAACATTTCGGGTCCACTACCGGACCTATCCGGGTTGGGTTCGCTCCAAGTCCTTATTCTAAGTAACAATGGCTTCACTTCCATTCCTGCAGGTTTCTTCGCCGGAATGTCACAGCTTCAGGCGGTGGAGATCGACGACAACCCTTTTCAGGCGTGGCAGCTTCCTCTGTCTCTGCAGAACGCTTCGGCGCTTCAGAACTTCTCAGCGAATAGCGCTAACATAGTTGGAAAAATCCCAGATTTTTTCAACTCTGACGTGTTTCCCGGGTTGAGCCATTTGCATTTAGCGATAAACAGCATCGAGGGTATGTTACCTTCGGGGTTTTCCAGTTTGGAACTTCAGACTCTGTGGCTGAACGGGCAAAAGGGTGATGCGAAGCTTGGTGGGGACGTTGATGTTTTGCAGAACATGACGTCACTGACGCAGGTTTGGTTGCACCAGAACTCGTTTTCTGGGCCTTTGCCCGATTTTTCTGGCTTCCAAaacttggaagatttgagcttGAGGGATAACTCTTTCACGGGTCCTGTCCCTCCCTCTCTGCAAAGCCTAAAGTCGCTTAAAGTCGTGAACTTGACTAATAACTTGTTGCAGGGTCCAGTTCCTGTGTTTGGTTCTGGTGTTGTAGTTGATATGAGTGGTTTGAACAGTTTCTGTTTGACTAAACCCGGTAATTGTGATTCCAGAGTGAATGCTCTACTTTCTATTGTTAGGTCTATGGGTTATCCCCAAAGGTTTGCTGAGAATTGGAAAGGGAATGATCCTTGTAGTGATTGGATTGGGATTACTTGTAGTAATGGGAACATTTCAGTTATTAATTTTCAGAAGATGGGGCTTAACGGCACGATATCGCCCGATTTTGCATCACTCAAGTCACTGCAAAGGTTGGTTCTTGCTGATAATAACCTTACTGGTCCAATCCCTGAGGAGCTAGCTGCTCTTCCTGTTCTTACTCAGCTGAATGTTGCAAACAATCAGCTTTATGGGAATGTTCCAAAGTTTAAGAGCAGTGTAGCTGTTACCATAAGTGGTAACAAGGATATAGGGAAGGATAAGCCTAGCCCGTCCCCTCCAGGTTCGTCTCCAAATTCGACTGCTCCAAACACAATAGAAGGGAATGGTGGTCAAAAGAAGTCTTCGCATGTACTAGTGATTGTTATTGCTGTGGTTGGAGGTGTATTGTTGATTGCTTTGATTGCTTTATTGGCTTTCTGCTTGTATAGGATGAAGCAGAAACGGCTGAGCAAGGTGCAGAGTCCGCGTGAGCTAGTCGTCCACCCTCGTCATTCTGGGTCGGACAATGAAAGTGTGAAGATAACTGTTGCGGGTTCAAGTGTCAGTGTTGGTAATGTTAGTGAATCGCAAACTGTGCCTGGCAGCGAAGGAGGGGATATCCAGATGGTCGAAGCGGGAAATATGGTCATTTCTATACAAGTCCTGAGGAATGTCACTAACAATTTCAGTGAGCAAAATATATTGGGGCAAGGAGGTTTTGGAACAGTTTATAAAGGTGAATTACATGATGGCACAAAAATTGCAGTGAAAAGAATGGAGATTGGAGCAATATCCGGTAAGGGGGCGGCAGAATTTAAGTCTGAAATTGCTGTTTTGACTAAGGTTCGCCACCGGCATCTTGTCTCGCTTCTCGGCTACTGCTTGGATGGGAATGAGAAGCTTCTTGTGTATGAGTACATGCCTCAGGGGACGTTAAGTAGGCATCTTTTTAATTGGTTAGAAGAAGGACTAAAGCCGTTGGAGTGGAATAGAAGATTAACCATTGCATTGGATGTGGCAAGGGCTGTCGAGTATCTTCATAGCTTGGCCCATCAAAGCTTCATACATAGGGACTTAAAGCCTTCAAACATTCTCCTTGGAGATGATATGAGGGCAAAGGTTGCAGATTTCGGTCTTGTGCGACTTGCTCCAGAAGGCAAGGCTTCAATAGAAACAAGAATTGCAGGAACTTTTGGGTATTTGGCTCCAGAATATGcag TTACCGGCCGAGTCACAACCAAGGTTGATGTGTTCAGCTTTGGTGTGATATTGATGGAACTATTAACCGGAAGAAGAGCACTCGACGAGACCCAGCCGGAGGATAGCGTGCACCTCGTTACATGGTTCCGCAGAATGTATATAAACAAGGACACATTCCGAAAGGCCATTGACCCCACAATCGAGCTTGATGAGGAAACGCTGGCTAGTGTACACACGGTGGCAGAGCTAGCCGGGCACTGCTGTGCGAGGGAGCCATATCAAAGGCCTGACATGGGTCATGCTGTCAACGTGCTTGCTTCTCTTGTAGAACTCTGGAAACCATCTGATCAGAACCCCGAAGACATATACGGCATTGACCTCGACATGTCTTTGCCGCAAGCGCTTAAGAAGTGGCAGGCTTACGAAGGTGGAAGCCAAATGGAGTCGTCGTCTTCTTCGCTCCTACCAAGCTTGGACAACACGCAGACAAGCATCCCTACCCGTCCTTACGGATTCGCCGAATCTTTCACCTCAGCAGATGGGAGGTGA